The DNA region AGAGTAGAGGTTATTCCATCCACatgtcttttctccccttgtAATGTCTCCTGGAATAACTTGTCGTTGTGGGTAGACCAGCGGAATGGCGGAGCATCCCGGGGTAGGTTGTTTATGCTCCATTGGATGGCTGTGAGGATGGGTTCATGGTCTGCAAGGGGTGGGAGGTCTGCAGCGACTTCTGAGGATAtcccaaggctgagcagaGCGCTATTGGCCCAAGATAGGTCAATCATGTTTTGTCCACGAGTTGGTGAGTCTGGTGGGAGCGTTAGGGTGAGGTTCTGGGACTCTGCCCAAGCTAGGAAGGGTTCTGCTCTGAGAGAAGGTTGAGCAGAAGACTGCCAGATAGGGTGTTGGAGGTTGAAGTCTCCAGCTATCAGGCAGGGGAGGGATGGAATTGTCTGTGTCATGAGAGACTCCAAGCCTTGGCCCTCATCGACGGCACTCCGGGGGCGTTATAGATATTAACCAGGAGTGCTGTCTTCTGGGGGGTGTTGATTCGGACGGCCAGGAtgtctctggatggtggtccAAGAGGAACTAGTTCTGCTTTCAAGTGTGGGTGTTTCTGTATGTATGTGAGGACTCGGGGCCTGTTTGACCAGTCCTCAATTGGGGCGAGTTGGTGgaatgatggatggtgtttAGATATTCGACGGGAACGGTCTGTGAAGATCCAGGGCTCCTGAATTAGCACTGCATGACAGTTGTTTTCAAAAGCCAGTTGAAGCGCAGTTTCAtgtgcttcccagtttcggCCAACGTTGAGTTGGAGGATCTGTAGATGAGATAGTCTATCTAACATGATAGAGGTTGTTCTCTTGTAGGTGATGAGCCCAAGTTCTCAGAGGGCTCGTTTGCATTGGTCTGGTCTTTTAACATATGCTGGCGCGCTCCTGCTTTCCTGACTGCAATGTATTGTGACCTTGTTAGTCTTTGGATGACTCCCTGTTGTATAGTAGGTCTGGTGGGACAGTTTGAGTGGTCTGCTGGGAAGGGGCCACAGCAGTTGGCACAGTTTGGTTCTGGTGATTTCTCATGGTTATGGTGGGAGTGCAGCTCTTCACTATGGTCCTTCTGGCTGCAAATGCGGCATCTAGGGGTGCGGGTGCAGGTCCGGGGGTTGTGATAGTCCCAGCACTGTGTGCACTGTTCTATGCGGGCCCGGGGGGTTTATGCTTGATTGGTGTGTTCTTGCCAAAGAGCTGGACCCATTTGGGCACTGTTTGAACTTGAGTTTCTGGGACTGCCATGACAAGGGTGCCAGACAGCGGATTCTTATTTGAGCGGTAAAATTTCAGAGGGGAGAGGCCTGTCTGAAGCTTAAATTCCTCCAGAGCCATCTGTTCGGTTATGGGCACTTGGTTCCCATCATAACTGTTATACTGCTGGGGCGCGTTTGGTAGGGCGTAGATAGCCCATTTCTGTTCAACTTCGGCTGTGGCTCCCTGtataaggcgttccaggaGCTCCCTATGTTCCatgaggagctggaggcccGGGCCATCCTTAGGCCAGATTGCCAAGCCCGAGGGCACTTGTTGGATCTCTTTAATGGCTGCAGAACAGGTCCCGTCCAGGTGTTTCCTCAGTATGTCCAATGTGGCGTACGGGCTAGCTTGACGGGCTGGGTGGTCCTTGGAGAGGCGGAGAAAAATGCGCAGAGGTTTCtctggttgtggtgactTGCCTGTGGCCTTGGgtagcttgggctgtggccTGGGGGCGTTATATGGGGATCCAACAGTTTTGGCATAGCTGTTGTGTGCCGGGTGCGGGGGGTGGTAATTCTCCTGTTCAGAAGGATCTCCAGTTGTTAGGTTCTTTCCAAAGTTGAGGACCAGGGTCCTAATGTCTCTGCCCAAGGAGGCTGCTCCCTGTAGGCTCTGCTTTTCCCAATCGATGACCTTCTGGCTAACCATGGAGACAAGCTCTAGAACTTCATCTCCGGTGGTCTTTATTTGCGCTGTTTTCGATgccactgctgctgcaatGTGGCTTTGGAGTTCTAAGCCCAGTTGACTTTGGGGGGACTCGTGGGCCGGAGTTGTAGGAGGGGTATCCCGTTCAGGCTGTGTGGGTGGATACTGGTTTTCAGGAGGATTGCAAGGGAAGTGTTGAGCTTGCATCGGTATCTCACGTCTCAGCTGTtctggtggttgttgtgggGTGGTGGGCTCTCGAGGAGGCGCGGTCGGGGTCTCGCAGACCTCCGGGGCATCCTCCATGCTGGCATCTTCCTTTccattgtgcttgttgagtctTCTCTCACTTCTCAATCGCATAGAGTGCAGGCGATcttgcgctctggtagcaGGGCCCATTCTTTTCCTGGCGCCCATGGTTGATGTGTATGGACTCGTTCCAGCAGGAGGTGAATATGTtagcacctgatgatcacgtgccTTCTTTACCGCCCTCGTTTGGCCAAATTAGGTAGCTGGTCGGACAGCACGACCGACCACCCAATCAACTACTCTTTCCCACATATTTACAGGTTATGAGCCCTTCTCTATCTTCTCTATAGAGGTAGGGGAGGATCCTGAGCTAGCCTGTATTCGCTTAATCTCGTTTAATTCGACGTCGCTTTCTTGTTTAGCCAGTCACGTTGCTGTTTGGCAGACAGTTTCCCCGTTGATTAGACTGAAGATTTTGCAACCCCTTATAACCGAAAAGTGCACTTCGATCGCTACCGAGAGTCGGAAATCCGCCCTGGCAAGCGGACACGTGTAAAAGCCATCCAACCGTTCACAAGGCATAGAAGACGCCCGAACGAACCGTTTTGTAGCTCTAGGCTAGTCTGACGCCCAGAATGAGCGACAACATGAACATCGACAGCCCACAAAGGCATATGATGACACCCAATTCGGCATCGTATGGAGTAGGGGGTTCAGGTCCATCTAGCGCGCGAGTGCCTGAAACACCTACCCCAGCCACCCGGATAAGGGACCGCCCATCGACGCCGTCCACAGTTAGGCCGGCAACCATCCAGCCCATGGAGGCTCAGCCCACGCAGGCACCATCCATTGACATCAGTTCAATAGTTTCTTCGGTCACACAGCAGGTGATGAGCGAGATGATTCGCCAGCAGGCGACAATTTCTACTACTCTTTCAACGCAGTTGCGGGAATATGTGGATACCCAGACCCAACAACAAGAGACCCGTTGGCATGAGATCCAGCAATCCATTTTGGGCAATCAgacccaacaacaccaaagGGAACCGGAGCAGCCGGTCCATCCCCCTACTGAGCAGGCTCATCAACCTGAGTCGAACCGAAACCCAAGGGGCCACGCAACAGCACCCCAGAccccaaatcctccaatGCAGGCTATACCCTCTCCACAGCCTGTTATTGTACAAAACGATCCAGAGTTGACTGCCCGATCTATTAAACGGGAAGAAGTCAGCGAAATTCGGCAGATAGCTCAAACACATTGGCCGACTCCAACAAAGCTTACTGGACGGGAGGACTATGCACAATGGGAAAGCGCGATAATTCGGGATGCTCAAACAATAGGAGCTAGAGCCGTACTGCAGCTAGACAGTTCCCCTAGCACGGACCGGATTGAACTAGCTAAATGGCGAGCCCGCTCTGATCTTTTATTTTCCCGAATAGTCAGTACAATCCCTAGCCATCATAGTCATGATGCCCTCCAAATGATGCCCTCTGTAAATGCCATCGGCCGGCATCTCCATGGAATATACAGCATGTCACATGCAGAACGTCGACTTCTGCGCCATAAGGAATTATTGGCAATGCCTTCTCCAAACACCAACATGGACGTGCTCAAACATCTATTTGATACATCGAACACCCTGCTGAATAGTAACTATTCAGCGAGCGAGATTTATCATGATATTGTGCTTTTGATCCTTGGCGAAGCCAATCGAGGCTTTATGCAGCCAATCATCAACGCATTATTCAATAATTCTCGCCATAAGAATGTTCACATGCTCAACGTGCGAGAAGTTCTTTCTGAGTATGAAGCTCAGACACGGACGCCTACCTCAGGCAATTATACACCTGCGAAATTCACTGTTTTTCGACAAGACCCCTGGCGATCGCCGATTTCACGAGAAAAACTGATTACCGACAAGGGTAAGGCTAAGGAACCTGATAGTCAGCCCAAGCGATCCTCCAAATCAGGCAGGAGTTCCATACCTCTATGCCCGTATTGCAAGAAAGGACGCCACCTGGAGGCTGAATGTTGGACCAAACACCCAAACAAACGCCCGCCGGAACGCCCACCGGAAGATAATCGACGACAAAGTCAATCAAATGGTACTGCCAACTCAGTAAACGTCAATGAGCTCACTAGAGCAGATGAAGAATGGGTATTGGATACTGGTACTGGCTGGACAATCACCCATGATCGATCCCTATTCTTCAGCTTCGTTCCGGTGAATTCAAGCAAGGTTAACTTACCGAACGAGTCGGACAATCCTGTGATGGGTGTAGGAACTATCCAGTTGCCTTTCGGCGATGAATTCATCGTCCAGAATGTCCGATATGTACCTGCCTTCAAGCGAAAGAACCTACTGTCTTTCAGCCATCTTGTCAGACTTGGATTTAAGATTGATTACATGGATGACTCACGACTTTCGTTCATAATCAAGAGTTCAGATGATCGTTTGATGGCTACAGCACATGCAGAATGAGATTCTGATAGTGTGTATGTGCTCCAACAACCCAATAATGGAGCATTCACTGGCGCAGTTGTTACTCGCCAGGGTGGGCAAACACCTTCAAATTTAGCTCAAGGGGGGGAGACACCTTCCAAAGCAAACCAATCAattcagagaaaaagaatgcCAATTTCCGATGATCAACGGCCAAAGCCAGCACCAATAGATGTATGGCATCATCGAACAGGTCACCTTCATCAACAGGCCTTAGTTTGGCTTCATCAGAAAGGCAAGATAACAATTGATGGGACACGCGAACTTACCCCCTGTCACTATTGCATGGCAGGCAAAATGACCCGGAACAAGCTCACTGGAGAGCCTCCTAGAGCTGTACGCCCCGGCCAGCGACTACATGTTGATCTATTCGGCGGTGGTAGAACGCTAGGCCAGGACGATGACATAGGAGTGCCTCTGGGTGATGGCATATATAAGTATGTCATGTTGATCACAGATGATGCTACACGTAGACGTTGGGCAATTCCTCTGCGTGATAGAAAAGGATTAGTTGACATTCTTTTCAGCCATATAGATTGGCTCAAAGCCCAAGGCTTACCTCCCGCGTTTGTACGTGCGGATAATGAGTTCTTTTCCGATCGAGCTCGATATGAACGAGCTAGCATTCATCCAGAGCCAACCACCTCATACACACCATGGCAAGATGGTGTGAGCGAACGGGGTATTCGAACAATTTTAGAGCATACTcgtgctgctttatatgcttCTGGATTGGAACGACGATACTGGTTGCGATGTTTGATGGATACTGTATTCAAGGCCAATCACTTACCGACTTCTGTAAACATCTTTCACGATTTTGGCCCCAGCGCCCATGCAGGCAGTCCTGGAGTCAAACCAAGCAAATATAAACTCCCAATGGAAGCTTGGCTCAACAAGCCGATAGACATCGGTGAGATGATGGCTTTTGGCACCCCAATTTGGTACCATAAGCATGGTTCACAAGCCCCCACAGATAAAATGGATTCTCGGGGGGCAAAGGGCCTGTTTCTAGGCTATGATGGCTCCTTTTCAGTAGCCTGGGCCCTTGATATAGCGGGTGATAAAGTCTTTCGTGTGGGTGGAATCCGACGAGATGAAGTCCCAATTTCGCTTCGGAACGATCAGTTTATCCAACCATTCACCATCAGCAAACAACTCAACCGGGCAAAACAAGGTATCAATAAgcctggtgatgatgacaatgatgatggtgaacaCATATTCCGACCAGCAGATGGCTTTGCAGCAGTCACCCTGCCTGCTCCGACGCCTACTAAGCCGTCTTCTTTGACTGCTGCTATAAAGCGAACTGATAGAGATAGGTG from Aspergillus chevalieri M1 DNA, chromosome 2, nearly complete sequence includes:
- a CDS encoding uncharacterized protein (COG:S;~EggNog:ENOG410PYZX); translation: MGARKRMGPATRAQDRLHSMRLRSERRLNKHNGKEDASMEDAPEVCETPTAPPREPTTPQQPPEQLRREIPMQAQHFPCNPPENQYPPTQPERDTPPTTPAHESPQSQLGLELQSHIAAAVASKTAQIKTTGDEVLELVSMVSQKVIDWEKQSLQGAASLGRDIRTLVLNFGKNLTTGDPSEQENYHPPHPAHNSYAKTVGSPYNAPRPQPKLPKATGKSPQPEKPLRIFLRLSKDHPARQASPYATLDILRKHLDGTCSAAIKEIQQVPSGLAIWPKDGPGLQLLMEHRELLERLIQGATAEVEQKWAIYALPNAPQQYNSYDGNQVPITEQMALEEFKLQTGLSPLKFYRSNKNPLSGTLVMAVPETQVQTVPKWVQLFGKNTPIKHKPPGPA